A genome region from Thermoanaerobacterium xylanolyticum LX-11 includes the following:
- the argB gene encoding acetylglutamate kinase, whose translation MIKRQKYGDEIAKAKILIEALPYIKKFSGATVVIKYGGNAMIDSDIKKMVMQDIVLLKYVGLNPVVVHGGGPDINKMLESLNIESKFINGLRVTDEKTMEVVEMVLTGKINKEIVSILNEIGGKAIGISGKDGKLLVAEKDTANGDIGFVGKIEEVNIDVIKMMLEKGFIPVIAPCAVGKDGKTYNVNADTAAGRIAEALKAEKFILLTDVEGILSDVNDKSSVISRIDLDAAKELMTTEKITGGMIPKLKCCIQAVENGVKRAHIIDGRLTHSLLLEIFTDEGIGTMIGKECFDDDNL comes from the coding sequence ATGATTAAAAGGCAAAAATACGGCGATGAAATCGCAAAAGCTAAAATATTAATAGAGGCCCTACCTTATATTAAAAAGTTTTCCGGTGCTACTGTCGTGATAAAATACGGTGGAAACGCCATGATAGATTCCGATATAAAGAAAATGGTAATGCAGGATATAGTTTTGCTGAAGTACGTTGGGCTGAATCCAGTTGTCGTACATGGCGGCGGTCCTGACATAAACAAGATGCTTGAAAGCCTCAATATTGAGTCAAAATTTATAAACGGCTTGAGGGTTACAGATGAGAAGACGATGGAAGTAGTTGAGATGGTTCTTACAGGCAAGATAAACAAAGAAATAGTTTCAATTTTAAATGAGATAGGTGGCAAAGCTATAGGGATAAGCGGAAAAGATGGGAAGCTTCTCGTAGCCGAGAAAGATACTGCAAATGGAGACATAGGTTTTGTTGGGAAAATTGAAGAAGTCAATATTGATGTTATAAAGATGATGCTTGAGAAGGGATTTATACCGGTTATCGCCCCGTGTGCTGTTGGCAAAGATGGGAAGACTTACAATGTAAATGCTGATACAGCGGCAGGTAGAATAGCCGAAGCTTTAAAAGCTGAGAAATTCATACTTTTGACAGATGTGGAAGGCATACTGTCAGATGTGAATGACAAAAGCAGCGTTATATCGAGAATTGATTTAGATGCGGCTAAAGAACTTATGACGACAGAGAAGATTACAGGTGGCATGATACCTAAATTAAAATGCTGCATTCAAGCAGTAGAAAATGGAGTCAAGAGAGCCCACATAATCGATGGAAGATTGACACATTCGCTTCTTTTAGAGATTTTCACTGATGAAGGGATTGGCACTATGATAGGAAAGGAGTGTTTTGACGATGACAATCTCTGA
- a CDS encoding acetylornithine transaminase, whose translation MTISDDKKYVMNTYGRYPITLSKGSGTKVWDTDGNMYLDFVAGIAVNAFGHCYPPIVDAIKSQAETLIHCSNLYWNENQIELAKMIAENSFGDKVFFANSGAEANEGAIKLARKYASIKYGDKRYKIISAKNSFHGRTFGALTATGQIKYHKGFGPLLEGFKYVNYNDIDDIYDALDDDVCAIMIEIIQGEGGIHEGSLEYLKKVREVCDENDIILIVDEVQTGIGRTGKLFAYQHIGIEPDVMTLAKALGGGVPIGAIVAKENVAVFKPGDHASTFGGNPLACAAGIAVMNEVTKEGFLDDVVKKGEYFKEKLNGLKDRYKVIKDVRGKGLMIGCEVDLDDAGEIVLKALEKGLLINCVNHNVLRFVPPLIVTTDELDTAAIILDDVLHEMGF comes from the coding sequence ATGACAATCTCTGATGACAAAAAGTACGTGATGAATACTTACGGACGCTACCCTATTACATTATCAAAAGGCAGCGGCACAAAGGTTTGGGATACAGATGGAAATATGTACCTTGATTTTGTAGCAGGCATTGCTGTAAACGCATTTGGCCACTGCTACCCACCAATAGTAGATGCCATCAAAAGTCAAGCGGAGACTTTGATACACTGTTCAAATCTTTACTGGAACGAAAATCAGATTGAACTGGCCAAGATGATTGCGGAAAACTCGTTTGGTGACAAGGTGTTTTTCGCCAACAGCGGTGCAGAAGCTAATGAAGGTGCCATAAAGCTTGCAAGAAAATACGCATCGATTAAATACGGTGATAAAAGGTATAAGATAATATCTGCAAAGAATTCATTTCATGGAAGGACTTTTGGCGCTCTTACAGCAACAGGACAAATAAAATATCACAAAGGCTTTGGACCATTGCTGGAAGGATTTAAGTACGTAAACTACAATGACATTGACGATATTTACGACGCTTTAGATGATGATGTATGTGCAATCATGATAGAAATTATTCAAGGGGAAGGCGGCATACATGAGGGAAGCCTTGAATATTTAAAAAAGGTCAGGGAAGTATGTGATGAAAATGACATTATATTGATTGTGGATGAAGTCCAGACAGGTATTGGACGTACAGGAAAACTCTTTGCATATCAGCACATTGGAATAGAGCCGGATGTTATGACGTTGGCAAAGGCATTAGGAGGTGGAGTGCCAATAGGTGCAATTGTGGCAAAAGAAAATGTGGCAGTATTTAAACCTGGTGATCATGCATCGACGTTTGGAGGAAATCCGCTTGCATGTGCTGCTGGAATTGCAGTAATGAATGAAGTTACAAAGGAAGGTTTTCTTGATGATGTAGTGAAAAAAGGAGAATATTTTAAGGAAAAGCTTAATGGATTAAAAGATAGGTACAAAGTCATAAAAGATGTAAGAGGAAAAGGTCTCATGATAGGGTGTGAAGTTGATTTGGATGATGCAGGTGAGATAGTGCTAAAAGCCTTGGAAAAAGGTCTTCTCATAAATTGTGTAAACCATAATGTTTTGAGGTTTGTACCGCCACTTATCGTTACTACTGATGAACTTGATACTGCTGCGATAATTCTTGATGATGTATTACATGAAATGGGGTTTTAA
- the carA gene encoding glutamine-hydrolyzing carbamoyl-phosphate synthase small subunit, translating into MKGYLKLEDGSIFEGNIISKNFQGFGEVVFNTGMTGYQEIITDPSYAGQIVVMTYPLIGNYGINKYDFQSEKPHIRGYVVREYCDSPSNFLSDSSLIDYLDKNGIPVLSGVDTRELTKKLRSNGTMRGIITDDANAVVPDIKVDLLKEVSTKKPYHIQGEGPKLAFIDLGTKKNILNMLRNVGFDIYVFPYDVCVEDVMAIEPEAVFFSNGPGDPKDAISAIELAKFFIGKIPVLGICLGHQIIALAMGCNTIKMKFGHRGSNQPVKDLMIGKAFVTSQNHGYAVEESSINSDEIVVTHVNLNDNTVEGIKHKYLPVFSVQYHPEACPGPHDSMYIFDKFMDITCVYRRRSYLAEI; encoded by the coding sequence ATGAAAGGGTACTTGAAGCTGGAAGATGGCAGTATTTTTGAAGGCAATATTATAAGCAAGAATTTTCAAGGTTTTGGGGAAGTTGTCTTTAATACAGGCATGACGGGATATCAGGAAATCATCACAGATCCGTCTTATGCTGGGCAGATCGTCGTCATGACATATCCGCTTATTGGAAATTACGGCATCAATAAGTACGATTTTCAATCAGAAAAGCCACATATTAGAGGGTATGTTGTAAGAGAGTACTGTGATAGCCCCAGCAATTTTCTCTCAGATTCTTCATTGATTGACTATCTCGATAAAAATGGGATACCGGTATTATCAGGTGTTGATACGAGGGAATTGACTAAAAAGTTGAGATCAAATGGTACTATGAGAGGCATCATAACTGACGATGCCAATGCTGTAGTGCCTGATATAAAAGTGGATTTGCTTAAAGAAGTGTCCACGAAAAAGCCGTATCACATACAAGGAGAAGGGCCGAAATTGGCGTTTATAGATCTTGGCACCAAAAAGAACATTTTAAACATGCTGAGAAACGTAGGATTTGACATATACGTGTTTCCTTACGATGTTTGCGTAGAAGACGTAATGGCGATTGAGCCTGAAGCCGTATTTTTTTCGAATGGTCCAGGAGATCCCAAAGATGCAATTTCTGCCATAGAGCTGGCGAAGTTTTTTATAGGTAAGATACCAGTTTTAGGTATATGTTTAGGACATCAGATAATTGCACTTGCTATGGGGTGCAATACCATAAAGATGAAATTTGGTCACAGAGGATCAAATCAACCTGTGAAAGACTTGATGATAGGAAAGGCATTTGTAACATCGCAAAACCATGGATACGCTGTAGAAGAAAGCTCCATAAATAGCGATGAAATAGTGGTCACTCATGTAAACTTAAATGACAATACGGTGGAAGGAATAAAGCATAAGTATCTACCGGTATTTTCCGTCCAATATCATCCAGAAGCGTGTCCTGGCCCACATGATTCAATGTACATTTTTGATAAATTCATGGATATAACTTGTGTTTATAGAAGGAGGTCTTATCTTGCCGAAATATGA